One window of Nicotiana tomentosiformis chromosome 11, ASM39032v3, whole genome shotgun sequence genomic DNA carries:
- the LOC104117680 gene encoding probable plastidic glucose transporter 2 isoform X1 has protein sequence MWGHLRASSSMYKRVASRDSMNADVESNSDLLENGEQEMTNPSWRYSCPHVLVATIVAFLFGYHLGVVNEPLESISIDLGFSGNTLAEGLVVSTCLAGAFAGSLISGWIADGVGRRRAFQLCSLPMIMGASLCATAKTLAGMLAGRFLVGLGLGVGPPVASLYVTEVSPAHVRGTYGSSIQIATCLGLMAALVIGIPVKNIVGWWRVCFWVSTIPAAIFALAMMFCAESPHWLYKQGRFAEAEVEFERLLGSAHVKSAMLELSKSDRGDETESVKISELLYGRHSRVVFIGSTLFALQQLSGINAVFYFSSTVFRRAGVSSNLANVFVGIANLTGSIVALVLMDNLGRKVLLHWSFFGMALAMAVQVFASSGVASYYGAFYFSVGGMLLFVLTFAVGAGPVPGLLLPEIFPSRIRAKAMAFCMSVHWVVNFFVGLMFLRLLEQLGPHLLYSIFATFCAMAVVFVKRNVMETKGKSLQEIEIALLPQE, from the exons ATGTGGGGACACTTGCGTGCTTCATCCTCAATGTATAAGCGCGTGGCATCCAGGGATTCCATGAATGCTGATGTCGAATCCAATTCTG ATCTTCTTGAGAATGGCGAGCAAGAGATGACAAATCCCTCTTGGAGGTATTCGTGCCCGCATGTACTTGTGGCAACAATAGTTGCATTTCTATTTGGCTATCATCTTGG GGTAGTGAATGAACCACTTGAAAGCATTTCAATTGATCTTGGCTTCAGTGGGAATACATTGGCCGAAG GTTTGGTGGTGAGCACTTGTCTAGCTGGTGCCTTTGCTGGATCCCTGATTAGTGGTTGGATTGCTGATGGAGTTGGCCGTCGTCGAGCCTTTCAGTTGTGCTCATTGCCTATGATTATGGGTGCTTCTCTATG TGCAACGGCGAAAACTCTGGCAGGCATGCTTGCAGGAAGGTTTTTAGTGGGATTAGGATTGGGCGTGGGTCCTCCTGTTGCTTCTCTTTACGTAACAGAG GTTTCTCCTGCTCATGTGAGGGGTACTTATGGGAGTTCGATCCAAATAGCAACATGTCTTGGGCTGATGGCAGCTCTTGTCATAGGGATCCCCGTCAAGAACATAGTGGGTTG GTGGCGTGTATGCTTTTGGGTATCTACTATTCCAGCTGCAATATTTGCACTTGCTATGATGTTCTGTGCTGAGTCCCCTCATTGGCTATATAAG CAAGGAAGATTTGCTGAGGCTGAAGTCGAGTTTGAGAGGCTTCTGGGAAGTGCACATGTTAAGAGTGCAATGCTGGAGCTTTCAAAGTCGGATAGAGGGGATGAGACTGAAAGTGTTAAGATCTCTGAATTACTTTATGGTCGGCATTCTAGag TTGTTTTTATTGGGTCAACCCTATTTGCTTTACAACAGCTATCTGGAATAAATGCTGTGTTTTATTTCTCTTCAACTGTATTTAGACGTGCGGGAGTATCCTCGAACCTGGCAAATGTTTTTGTTGGGATTGCAAACTTAACAG GGTCAATTGTTGCGTTGGTTCTGATGGACAACTTAGGAAGGAAAGTCCTCCTTCATTGGAGCTTCTTTGGAATG GCTTTAGCCATGGCCGTTCAAGTGTTTGCATCAAGTGGGGTTGCTTCATATTATGGAGCTTTTTACTTCTCTGTTGGTGGCATGCTGCT GTTTGTCTTGACATTTGCTGTTGGAGCTGGTCCAGTTCCTGGTCTCCTCCTCCCAGAAATATTTCCCAGTCGGATTAGGGCTAAAGCTATGGCATTTTGTATGTCAGTTCACTGG GTGGTAAACTTTTTTGTTGGACTGATGTTCTTGCGTTTGCTCGAGCAACTTGGGCCGCACCTATTGTACTCCATATTTGCGACCTTCTGCGCGATGGCCGTGGTTTTTGTAAAGAGGAATGTGATGGAAACAAAGGGAAAGTCACTTCAAGAAATTGAGATAGCCCTTCTTCCGCAAGAATAA
- the LOC104117680 gene encoding probable plastidic glucose transporter 2 isoform X2 yields the protein MEKEGRAKNLLENGEQEMTNPSWRYSCPHVLVATIVAFLFGYHLGVVNEPLESISIDLGFSGNTLAEGLVVSTCLAGAFAGSLISGWIADGVGRRRAFQLCSLPMIMGASLCATAKTLAGMLAGRFLVGLGLGVGPPVASLYVTEVSPAHVRGTYGSSIQIATCLGLMAALVIGIPVKNIVGWWRVCFWVSTIPAAIFALAMMFCAESPHWLYKQGRFAEAEVEFERLLGSAHVKSAMLELSKSDRGDETESVKISELLYGRHSRVVFIGSTLFALQQLSGINAVFYFSSTVFRRAGVSSNLANVFVGIANLTGSIVALVLMDNLGRKVLLHWSFFGMALAMAVQVFASSGVASYYGAFYFSVGGMLLFVLTFAVGAGPVPGLLLPEIFPSRIRAKAMAFCMSVHWVVNFFVGLMFLRLLEQLGPHLLYSIFATFCAMAVVFVKRNVMETKGKSLQEIEIALLPQE from the exons ATGGAAAAAGAAGGCAGAGCTAAAA ATCTTCTTGAGAATGGCGAGCAAGAGATGACAAATCCCTCTTGGAGGTATTCGTGCCCGCATGTACTTGTGGCAACAATAGTTGCATTTCTATTTGGCTATCATCTTGG GGTAGTGAATGAACCACTTGAAAGCATTTCAATTGATCTTGGCTTCAGTGGGAATACATTGGCCGAAG GTTTGGTGGTGAGCACTTGTCTAGCTGGTGCCTTTGCTGGATCCCTGATTAGTGGTTGGATTGCTGATGGAGTTGGCCGTCGTCGAGCCTTTCAGTTGTGCTCATTGCCTATGATTATGGGTGCTTCTCTATG TGCAACGGCGAAAACTCTGGCAGGCATGCTTGCAGGAAGGTTTTTAGTGGGATTAGGATTGGGCGTGGGTCCTCCTGTTGCTTCTCTTTACGTAACAGAG GTTTCTCCTGCTCATGTGAGGGGTACTTATGGGAGTTCGATCCAAATAGCAACATGTCTTGGGCTGATGGCAGCTCTTGTCATAGGGATCCCCGTCAAGAACATAGTGGGTTG GTGGCGTGTATGCTTTTGGGTATCTACTATTCCAGCTGCAATATTTGCACTTGCTATGATGTTCTGTGCTGAGTCCCCTCATTGGCTATATAAG CAAGGAAGATTTGCTGAGGCTGAAGTCGAGTTTGAGAGGCTTCTGGGAAGTGCACATGTTAAGAGTGCAATGCTGGAGCTTTCAAAGTCGGATAGAGGGGATGAGACTGAAAGTGTTAAGATCTCTGAATTACTTTATGGTCGGCATTCTAGag TTGTTTTTATTGGGTCAACCCTATTTGCTTTACAACAGCTATCTGGAATAAATGCTGTGTTTTATTTCTCTTCAACTGTATTTAGACGTGCGGGAGTATCCTCGAACCTGGCAAATGTTTTTGTTGGGATTGCAAACTTAACAG GGTCAATTGTTGCGTTGGTTCTGATGGACAACTTAGGAAGGAAAGTCCTCCTTCATTGGAGCTTCTTTGGAATG GCTTTAGCCATGGCCGTTCAAGTGTTTGCATCAAGTGGGGTTGCTTCATATTATGGAGCTTTTTACTTCTCTGTTGGTGGCATGCTGCT GTTTGTCTTGACATTTGCTGTTGGAGCTGGTCCAGTTCCTGGTCTCCTCCTCCCAGAAATATTTCCCAGTCGGATTAGGGCTAAAGCTATGGCATTTTGTATGTCAGTTCACTGG GTGGTAAACTTTTTTGTTGGACTGATGTTCTTGCGTTTGCTCGAGCAACTTGGGCCGCACCTATTGTACTCCATATTTGCGACCTTCTGCGCGATGGCCGTGGTTTTTGTAAAGAGGAATGTGATGGAAACAAAGGGAAAGTCACTTCAAGAAATTGAGATAGCCCTTCTTCCGCAAGAATAA